A section of the Xiphias gladius isolate SHS-SW01 ecotype Sanya breed wild chromosome 8, ASM1685928v1, whole genome shotgun sequence genome encodes:
- the wdr61 gene encoding WD repeat-containing protein 61 isoform X1, whose translation MSTQYSILFKQEHAHEDAIWTAAWGKSEADGSETIVTGSLDDMVKVWKWSDEKLELQWTLEGHQLGVVSVDISHNGAIAASSSLDAHIRLWDLESGKQIKSMDAGPVDAWTVAFSPDSKYIATGSHLGKVNIFGVESGKKEYSLDTRGKFILSIAYSPDGKYLASGAIDGIINIFDIATGKLLHTLEGHAMPIRSLTFSPDSQLLVTASDDGYIKIYDVQHANLAGTLSGHGSWVLNVAFSPDDTHFVSSSSDKSVKVWDASSRACINTFFDHQDQVTKTTLLLFTECVTIKFKISGSRRLRGVGSVLQQNL comes from the exons atgagcacTCAA TATAGCATCCTTTTCAAGCAAGAGCATG CACATGAAGATGCCATCTGGACGGCAGCGTGGGGTAAAAGTGAGGCGGACGGGTCAGAAACCATCGTCACTGGCTCGCTAGATGATATGGTGAAAGTCTGGAAATG GTCAGACGAGAAGCTGGAGCTGCAGTGGACTCTGGAGGGACACCAGCTGGGTGTGGTGTCGGTGGACATCAGTCACAACGGAGCCATCGCTGCCTCCAGCTCCCTTGACGCCCACATCCGTCTCTGGGACCTGGAGTCTGGAAAACAGATCAAGTCTATGGACGCCGGACCAG TTGATGCATGGACAGTTGCCTTCTCCCCAGACTCTAAATACATCGCCACAGGAAGTCATCTTGGCAAGGTCAACATCTTTGGTGTGGAAAGTGGCAAGAAGGAATATTCTCTGGACACCCGAGGGAAATTCATCCTGAGTATAGCTTAC AGCCCTGACGGAAAGTATCTGGCCAGCGGAGCTATCGATGGAATCATCAACATCTTTGACATCGCCACTGGAAAGCTACTCCACACACTGGAAG gTCACGCCATGCCCATCAGATCCCTCACCTTCTCCCCTGACTCCCAGCTCCTCGTCACAGCCTCAGACGACGGCTACATTAAGATATATGATGT GCAACATGCCAACCTGGCCGGTACACTGAGTGGACATGGGTCCTGGGTTCTTAATGTCGCATTCTCCCCAGATGACACGCACTTTGTCTCGAG CTCATCTGACAAGAGCGTGAAGGTTTGGGACGCCAGCTCCAGAGCATGTATCAACACTTTCTTCGACCATCAAGATCAGGTGACAAAGACGACCCTGCTTCTCTTCACTGAGTGTGTTACAATCAAATTCAAA ATCTCTGGTAGCAGACGCCTGCGGGGAGTTGGATCTGTTCTGCAACAAAACCTCTGA
- the wdr61 gene encoding WD repeat-containing protein 61 isoform X2, whose protein sequence is MSTQYSILFKQEHAHEDAIWTAAWGKSEADGSETIVTGSLDDMVKVWKWSDEKLELQWTLEGHQLGVVSVDISHNGAIAASSSLDAHIRLWDLESGKQIKSMDAGPVDAWTVAFSPDSKYIATGSHLGKVNIFGVESGKKEYSLDTRGKFILSIAYSPDGKYLASGAIDGIINIFDIATGKLLHTLEGHAMPIRSLTFSPDSQLLVTASDDGYIKIYDVQHANLAGTLSGHGSWVLNVAFSPDDTHFVSSSSDKSVKVWDASSRACINTFFDHQDQVWSVKYNSTGSKIISAGDDRTIHIYDCPM, encoded by the exons atgagcacTCAA TATAGCATCCTTTTCAAGCAAGAGCATG CACATGAAGATGCCATCTGGACGGCAGCGTGGGGTAAAAGTGAGGCGGACGGGTCAGAAACCATCGTCACTGGCTCGCTAGATGATATGGTGAAAGTCTGGAAATG GTCAGACGAGAAGCTGGAGCTGCAGTGGACTCTGGAGGGACACCAGCTGGGTGTGGTGTCGGTGGACATCAGTCACAACGGAGCCATCGCTGCCTCCAGCTCCCTTGACGCCCACATCCGTCTCTGGGACCTGGAGTCTGGAAAACAGATCAAGTCTATGGACGCCGGACCAG TTGATGCATGGACAGTTGCCTTCTCCCCAGACTCTAAATACATCGCCACAGGAAGTCATCTTGGCAAGGTCAACATCTTTGGTGTGGAAAGTGGCAAGAAGGAATATTCTCTGGACACCCGAGGGAAATTCATCCTGAGTATAGCTTAC AGCCCTGACGGAAAGTATCTGGCCAGCGGAGCTATCGATGGAATCATCAACATCTTTGACATCGCCACTGGAAAGCTACTCCACACACTGGAAG gTCACGCCATGCCCATCAGATCCCTCACCTTCTCCCCTGACTCCCAGCTCCTCGTCACAGCCTCAGACGACGGCTACATTAAGATATATGATGT GCAACATGCCAACCTGGCCGGTACACTGAGTGGACATGGGTCCTGGGTTCTTAATGTCGCATTCTCCCCAGATGACACGCACTTTGTCTCGAG CTCATCTGACAAGAGCGTGAAGGTTTGGGACGCCAGCTCCAGAGCATGTATCAACACTTTCTTCGACCATCAAGATCAG GTGTGGAGTGTAAAGTACAACAGCACCGGCTCCAAGATCATCTCAGCTGGAGACGACCGCACCATCCACATCTACGACTGTCCCATGTGA